The genomic region ATTTCAGCAATTAACTCTTCTGGAACAAGCCCCTCGATACTTCCGCCAAATCTAGCTACTTGTTTTACTGCTGATGAACTTACATAAGAATATGCTGATGAAGTCATCATAAATACTGTTTCTATATCTGGATTAAGTTTAGAATTCATAAGAGACATTTGAAATTCATATTCAAAATCTGCTACTGTTCTCAAACCTTTTAAAATTACTTTTGAATTGTGAATTTTTGCAAAATCTACTAAAAGCCCGTCAAAACCCAACACTTCAACATTTTTTAAATCTTTAGTAACCTTTTTTATTAAATTAACTCTTTCTTCTATAGTAAATAAACACTTCTTATCTACATTTACTAAAACTGCCACAATTAGTTTATCATAAATTTTCGCTGCTCTTGTTATTATATCTAAATGGCCATTTGTTATTGGATCAAAACTTCCCGGATAAACTGCTATGTTCATTTTTTTCTCCTTGACTAATCTTCAAATTTATACAAACATACTGTTGTATTTCCATATTTTCTACTTTTTAATAGTCTTATTTTATTGTATCCTTCAAATATTTCTTCTATAGAATCTATCTTAGTAACTATTATTCCATCCTTATGTAACATATTATTTTCTTCTATAATTTTCATTGCTTCAGGAATCATATCTTTACAATAAGGTGGATCAATAAATATTATATCAAAAACTTTTCCCTGTTTATTTAATTTTCTAAGAGCTTCATAAGCATCCATATTTAGCGGAATACAAAAATCTTGAAATTTTAAATTTTCTATATTTTTCTTTAGAATAGGAAAAGTTACACTGCTCTTATCAACTAGGTACACTTCTTTAGCTCCTCTGCTTGCTGTCTCTAATCCAAGGCTGCCAGTTCCAGCAAAAACATCAACAACTACTGCATCCAGGATATACCCTTGAATCATACTAAACATTGCTTCTTTAACTCTGTCTAAGGTAGGTCTAGTTTCTAAAGTCTCAGGAGAAAGTAACTTTTTTCCTTTTGCTTTACCTGCTATTATTCTCATTATTTTTCCTCCTAGTATACATTTTGATTTTATCATAAGAAACAATTATATACAATTTTTTTAATTAAAACAAATATATCTGCTATATCTTTCTATTGTTTTTGATATATTATTACATAAATTCACATCTTCTTTTTCTACAGATTTTATTAAATTATTCGCCTCTAATCTAGCACATTTTAATATATCCATATCCTCATATATATCTGCAAGCAGCAATCCTAATTCACCACTTTGTCTTAAGCCAAACATTTCTCCAGCACCTCTTATTTTTAAATCCTGCTCAGATATATAAAAACCATCTGTTGATTCAGTCATTATCTTCATTCTTTTTTTAGTTCTATCATTTTTGGCTTTACCAATTAATATACAATAAGAATCATAGCTTCCTCTTCCTACTCTTCCCCTTAATTGATGCAATTGAGCCAATCCAAATCTTTCCGAATTTTCTATGATCATAAGAGAAGCATTAGGTACATTTACGCCTACTTCAATAACTGTTGTTGAAATCAATACCTTAGTTTCATTTAACTTAAAGGAATTTATTATCTCATCCTTTTCTTTTGCCTTCATTTTTCCATGTAATATTTGAACAGCAATATCCTTAAATATATCTGATTTCAATTCTTCATAAAGTTTCTCCACTGAATTTAAGGTTAATTTTTCATCTTCTTCAATTAATGGACAAACTATATAAACCTGTCTCCCCTTACTGATTTCTTCCTTTGCAAAACTATAGGCTAAAATCCTATCTTCTTCATTATAAAACTTTGTTTTTATCACCTTTCTTCCTGGTGGTAATTCATCGATAATTGATACATCTAAATCTGAATACATACATAAGGCTAAAGTCCTAGGAATAGGAGTAGCACTCATAACTAAAACATCCGGTCTTTTCCCTTTATTTATGAGCTTATTTCTTTGCTCAACACCAAATCTATGTTGTTCATCTGTAATAGTTAACCCTAAATTTTTAAATTCTACATCTTCTTGTATTAAGGCATGAGTTCCTATTACAATAATATTATCTCCCCTTTGAAGTCTTTCTTTTATCCTTATTTTCTCTTTTTTGCTGCTACTTCCTGTTAATAATTCAACATCAATATTAAAGGGATTTAATAATTTTACTGCTTCCTCATAATGTTGATTAGCTAATATTTCTGTTGGAACCATTAAGGTAGCCTGATAACCATTTTTGACAACATTAAACATTGCTATTAAGGCTATTATTGTTTTCCCGCTTCCAACATCTCCTTGTAGCAATCTATTCATAGGATAAGGACTTTTCTGATCAATAAGAATTTCTCTGACAACCCTTGTTTGAGCATTAGTTAAATTATAGGGTAAAGCTTCTTTTAAATCAGCTAATTCCTTATGCCAATTGAAAGATATTCCATTCTTTTGTTTAATTTTACTTTTTAATAACAGTAATTTCATAGAATATGTAAATAATTCTTGAAACTTAAGCCTTTCTATAGCTCTAAATAATTCTCCTTTTCCCTTTGGAAAATGTATTTCTCTAATTGCGGAATCTAAATCCATTAGATTATACTTAACCAATATTTTTTTTGGAAGATTATCAGATATAATAGTTTTATCTAACACTTGATTAATTAATTTAGGAATTATTTTTTCTGACATATCTCCCTTTAGAGAGTACTTAGGAATAATTTCACTTTCTATAGCATCTTTACATCCCACTATAGGATTAATTACTTCTAAATTATTTCCAGTTTTCTTAAACTTACCTACTAGATCATAAGTTTCATTCATCTTAAATTGATTCTTTATGTACTTTTGATTAAACCACTTTGCCAAAACAATATGATTCTTATAAGCAAACTTTATTGTAGATATAATTTTACCACTTTTTGTTTTAACATCTCTATCAAAACCGATTACTCTACAGGATAAAATATGTTTATTATTTTCATCAATTTCCTCAAACTCACAATTTGACTTTATGTATTCATAATCTCTAGGAAAATATAAAAGTAAATCATAAATTGTAAATATTCCGCATTTATTAAGTTTTTCAGCAAGTTTCGGTCCTACTCCCTTTAAGGTAGAAATCTCCATTGATATATTCATTTATTCACCTCAAATTTAAGTGACATAATAATTTATTAATAAAAGCACAAGCTATAACTTATGTAAATAAATTAGTAACTTGTGCTTGTTATTATTATTCTACTGATATTAAGAAATAATAAAGAGGTTGTGCTCCTCTATAACATTGTACATCTAAATCTTCATATTTATCTTCTATTTTCTTAGTGAAATCTTCTGCTTCCTTTTCTGAAACATCTGCCCCATAGAATATAGTGATAAGCTCACTGTCTTCATCAATCATTTCTGAAAGCACTTCCTCAGCAACATCACAGTAAGAAGTTCCTACCTTCTTTATTTTACCTTCTATAAGACCTAAAATATTTCCTTCTTCTATTTTAATTCCATCTACTTCAGTATCTCTTACAGCATAAGTAATAGATCCTGTTTTAACCATTTCTATAGCTTCTTTTAAATTTTCTACATTCTCTTCTACCTCTGCTTCAGGATTAAACATTGTTAAACATGTTATTCCCTGAGGTATTGTTGTTGTTGGAATTACCCTAATATCTTTATCTGAAATTTCTGCAGCTTGATTTGCAGACATTATTATATTCTTATTATTTGGAAGTACAAAAATATGTTCAGCATTTAATTTGGAAACAGCATCTAATATGTCTTGAGTAGAAGGATTCATTGTTTGACCACCTTCAATTACATGATCTACACCTAAGTCCTTGAATATATTACTGATACCATCTCCCATTGCTACTGATACAAAGGCATATTTTTTCTTTTCTACATCTAAAACTATTTCTTCAGTAAAAATATCATCTTGTTCTACATTAGCCTTTTTATATTCTTCCTTAGTCAAAAGCACTTCTCTATGTTCTTCTCTCATATTATCAATTTTAATTTTTGACAGCTCGCCAAGCTTTACAGCTTTTGATAAAACTAAACCTGGATCATTTGTATGAATATGAACTTTTATTACATCCTCATATCCAACAACTATTTGTGAATCTCCTAGCGGAGTTATTTCATCTCTAAATTGGTTAGCCTTTTCTGCATTTCCCATAATGATGAATTCTGTACAGTATCCAAATTTAATATCTATATCTTCTGTTCCCGATGCTCCAGCAGCTTTAGCACTTGCAGGTTTAACATCTTTAATTTCAGCTTTTATGTCATCTCTCAACGCCTCATACATAGCATTAAATATTATATATAAGCCCATTCCACCAGAGTCAACTACATTTGCCTTCTTAAGAGCTGGTAATAACTCAGGAGTTTTGTCTAACATTTTCTTAGCTTCATCTACAACAAGCTTCATTAAATCTACAATATCTTTTTCATCACTATCAATTGCTCCATCAGCAGCAGCTCTAACAACTGATAAAATTGTACCTTCAGTTGGTCTCATAACTGCTTTATAAGCTGAATTGCTACCTTCTTTTAAAGCTATTGCAAATCCTACCGAATCTACTTCATCTTTATCTGCAAGACCTTTTGAAATACCTCTTAGAATTTGTGAAAGGATTACTCCTGAATTACCTCTTGCTCCCATTAAAGCACCTTTAGCAAGTTTCTTAGAAGTTTCACCAATAGATTTAGAATTTAATCCTTCTATTTCTTTTACCGCAGCCTTAAAAGTTGCAGACATATTAGTGCCTGTATCTCCATCTGGAACAGGGAAAACATTTAAGGAATTCACATATTCACTTTCCTCTAATAATTTATTACTAGCATGAACAACCATATTATAAAAATCATGGCCATTTATTTTATGATATTTCATCTTTTAACCTCCTAGACTCTAACTGCTTGAACATTTACTGTAACAGATGAAACCTTTAATCCAGTAAAGTTTTCCACACTATAACGTACCTTTTGTATAATATTACTTGCTATAACAGAAATTTTTGTTCCGTATTCTACCATAACAAATAATTCTATTATTAATTTATTATCATCAAATTTCAATTTTACGCCCTTACTTAAATTTTCAATTCTCATTAATTCCCATAAACCTTCTGTTGCATTCTTAGAAACCATACCAACTACTCCATAGCATTCCATAGTTGATAATCCAACTATTTTAGCAAGTACCTCTTCAGAGTATTGTATATTTCCAATTTCATTTGAATATCCTACCATACAGAATCCTCCTTTACATTTCCTTACACTATATTTTATATTACTTATTTCCATTATTCAAGTAAATATTATACATATGTATTATATGATAATCTTTGTTACTATATAAATTTTTCTATAATTTAAAAGTTTTATCTTTTTTTCTTCTTTTCTATTGCTTTTATTATGGTAGTTATGTTAAAATCTATTTTGTCCTATTGAAGAGAATTTATCTTCGAAAATAAGGAGGTGTTTTCAAGTGGCAAGAAGATGCGAAGTTTGTGATAAAGGAGTTATTTCAGGATCTCAATACTCCCATTCACATCGTCAATCAAAGAGAACTTGGGCTCCTAACATAAAGAGAGTAAAGGCTTTAGTTAATGGAACACCAAAAACAGTTCATGTATGTACAAGATGCCTTAGATCTGGAAAGGTTCAAAGAGCAATATAGTTCAAATAAAAAATGCAATTGATAACAATTGCATTTTTTATTTTACGAAAATTTCTATGTCCTATCTTTCATATGTAGGTTTACTTTTTCCTTCTAAAAAATTTTATAAAGTTTGATATAAATTTAGGCAGCTTTATAGCAACTATTTTCATTTTTACCTCCTAAAAAACACTTACCTCTTTATATACATTTTATGCAAATAAAAGAAATAAGTGCCTCTTAATTTAATCTTTTGAATATAATATCATTAAAATTCCACTATCAAAAATTAATTCAATATTTTTATCCAGAAATTCATTTGAAGTTGTAATTCCATCTTCTATTTTTAAATTATAATTATTAAGTTCATATTTTGCACCTTTAATAGTTAGATTTTTTACTAATCCAGAATAAGCTTTAAAAGAAACTATTTGACCTTTTTCACCTTTTATTTTTATATTCTCCTTTGCTAAAAATACTTTATTATATTCATCTTCTATTACTACTAATACACCTTTTTCTAGTCCTTGAAGCATAAGTCCTAAATTACTTAAAGTATGATCTAATCTTGTTCCAGTAGCCCCAAGAAAAATTATGTACTTAGCTCCCTTATCAATAGCAAAATCTAAAGCCACCTTACTATCTGTATCATCTTTCTCTCTTTTTAATTTAATTTTTTCTATTCCTAGTTTTTCAAAATAATTTAAAGTTAAAATATCTGCAGAGTCAAAATCCCCTAATATATAATCAGGCTCTATTTTATATTTATATAAAATATCACAGCCCCTATCTACACCAATAATTATATCAGCATCCTCTGATTTCTCTTTTAAAAGCTCGTAACCAGGTGGATTCCCTCCGCTTACTATTAAGGCTTTCATTTTATTCTCCTCTTATAGCTTTTATATTTTCTTCTATATTACCATCTTTAAATATGGCTGAACCTGCAACCAATACATTAGCTCCAGCATTAATAATATCAATTGCATTACTTCTATCTACTCCACCATCAACTTCAATTAATAAATTAGGATTTACCTTCATACTCATTTCTTTAACTTCCTTAATTTTATCTATTGAGTATGGGATAAATTTTTGTCCTCCAAAACCAGGATTTACAGACATTATTAAAACTAAATCTAATTTACATAATATATCTTTTAATACATAAGTCGGCGTCCCTGGATTTAAAGAAACTCCTGCCTTTTTACCCTTTGATTTTATATATTCAATTGCCCTATCAATATGTTTTTCAGCTTCATAATGTATAGTTATTATATCTGCACCTGCATCTATAAAATCATCTAAATATCTTGAAGGACTTTCAATCATTAAATGCACATCAAAAACCTTAGTTGTTTTATTTCTTATTGACTTTATTACAGGTAGTCCAAGGCTAATATTGGGCACAAAGTTTCCATCCATAACATCAATATGAATAAAATCTGCCCCTGCCTTGTCTAATCGTATTACATCATCACCTAATTTTGAAAAGTCTGCTGATAATATTGATGGTGAAATTTTTACCATTTGTTCTTCCTCCTATCTTTTATTTCTTCTAAAACTCTTATATAAAAATTATACCTATATTCATTAATTTTTTCATCCTCTAAGGCCTTTTTTAACTCACAGCCAGGTTCTTTATAATGGAGACATCCCCTATACTTACATTCATTATTATATTCTTTAAATTCAGGAAAACAATATTTTAATTCCTCTTCCTCAATAAAATCAATAGTTATATTTGAAAAGCCAGGACTATCTACTAAAAATCCTTCCTCAATTTCAATTAACTCACTATGTCTAGTTGTATGCTTACCTCTTCCAATTTTTTCAGAAACTTCACCAGTCTTCATATGTGTCCTGTTTAATAGTGTATTTATTAAAGTTGATTTACCTGCTCCAGAAGGACCACATAAGACTGTTACATTGTTCTTTAATCGCTTTTTAAGCAGTTCTATTCCTTCTCCTTTTTTAGCATTAATAAAAAGTACATCATAACCGATAGCCTTTATCTTACTTTCAACTTCTTTCTTTTCCTCTTCACTAGCTAAATCTATTTTATTTAAACATACTACTGCTTTAATATTATTGTATTCACAAATGATTAAAAATCTATTTAACAAATCATAATTTAGATCTGGATTTTTTATTGCAAAAACAACAAAAGCCTGAGTAACATTAGAAACTGTTGGTCTTTCAAGATAAGATTTCCTTTCTTTTATGTCATTTATTACTCCCTTGCCATTAGAAATTTCTATTGTAACATCATCTCCAACTACAGGCTTTAAATCTTTATGTCTAAATATTCCTCTCGCTTTACATTCAATTATACCTTCATTAGTTTTTACATAGTAAAATCCACCAATTCCTTTTACTATTTTTCCTTCCATATTACCTCCAAGATTATATTTTTCTTTTCTATTTATAATAACCAAATTATATAAAAAATTGCAAATAATTTTTATAAAAAAATCAGCCATTGGCTGATTTTTTTATTGTTGTGGTTTATTTTCTTCTTGTTGATTTGTTTCTTTTTGCGTATTAAGTGTTACAGTTCCACCTTCTTTAACTGTTTCTGTGAAAGATACTACTATTGCATCATCATCTTTTGGGCCTTTAATGTCTATTCCTAAACCTGCAACTTCAAGTCTTGCCTTTGCAACTGAAAGAGTCTGTCCTTCGCTTAAACCTATTTCTTTTCGAACATCAATTATTCTCTCTTCAAATTTACCAACAATTATAGTAATTGGAGTACCTTCCTCAACTTTATTGCCTGAAATAGATTGAGATAATATTATACCATCTTCTGCTTTATCATAAGTTGTTTTAGTCTCTACTGTAACAGTTAACTTTAATGCTTGCAAATCTCCTTTTCCATCTTTTTCAGATTTGCCAACAACACTTGGTACTTCAACTAATTTTACTTCCGGTCCTTTGCTAATAATTATTTGAATTGCTGCATCCTTTTTAATTTTTGTTTTGGCTGCTGGATTTTGTCTAATTAAATAACCATATTCTACATCATCACTAAATTCTTCTGTAATAGTATAATTTGAAAAGCCCTGGGTCTCTAAAATATGTTTAATATTAGTGATTTCATAGTTTCTAAAGTCTGGCATATTATAAGTTTCTTCTCCACCAGAAACTACCGCTTTTATACTGGTATTTTTCTTAACTTTAGTACCTTCTTTAGGATCTATACTTAATATTGTATTTTCTTCCTTATCACTAACTTCTGTTTTTATTATTTCTAATCTTAAACCTATTTTCTCTAATTCCTTAACTGCATCTTCTGACTTTAATCCAACGAGCTTAGGAACCTCTACTTCACTATTTCCTCCTCCAACAGCTAAATAATAACCAACAAATAAAAGAAGAATTACTCCTAATATGGAACCTATTGTTATAAAAACCTTCTTTTTAACATTTTTCTTCTTCTTTGGCTTTTCTTTTAAATCTTCATCATATTCTTCATCATATTCTTCATCATCATAATAGTCATCATCTTCATTAGTATCCTCTTGGATATAGTTTTCTTTTTCTTTATTTTGGTTTTTCCCTAAAATAGGTGACATAACTATTGTTCTTTCATCATTTTGCTCTTTGTTATCACCAATAATAACATCTGGATTTTCTTTTATTTTATTTAAATCTTGAATTAGTTCCTTTGCATTTATATATCTTTTTATTGGTTCTTTTTGAATAGCTTTTAATATCAAGTTATTTAAACTTGACGGAATTGATGAATTTAAATTCTTCGGAGGTATAGGATCTTCTTGTATATGTTTTAAAGCTACGGTAACTGGTGAATCTCCCTCAAAAGGTAAAACTCCAGTAACCATTTCATATAGTACTACTCCAAGAGAATAAATATCAGTTCTAAAATCTATATATGTTCCTCTGGCTTGTTCTGGTGAAAGATAGTGTGCTGATCCAATAACACTAGTGGTATTTGTTATTGTTTGTGAATCTACTGATTTTGCTATTCCAAAATCGGTAACCTTTATTTCCCCTGATTCAGTAACCAAGATATTTTGTGGCTTTATATCCCTATGAATTATGTTATTTCTATGAGCACAATCTAAAGCTTTAGCAATTTGCAATGCAATGTTTATTGCTGTAGTATATGACAGTTTTCCGTTAAATTTAATTAAATCCTTTAAAGTTTTTCCATTAATATATTCCATTACTATATAATCTATAGTATCTTGAGTGCCAACATCTAAAATATTAACTATATTTGCATCTGATAGGTTAGCAATAGCTGTAGCTTCTTTTTTAAATTTCTGCGAAATTTCCTCATTATCTGCAAATTGCTTTTTAAGTACTTTAACTGCAACAAATCTATTTAATTTATGACACTTAGCCTTATATACTTCAGACATGCCCCCTTCGCCTATTTTTTCTAGGATCTCATATCTTCCACCAAGAATTACTCCTATCATATTACACCTCTCCTCCAACTAACATTACAGTTATATTATCTCTTCCACCATTTTTCTTTGCTAAGCTTACAAGATTTTCACATATATTTTGTAAGTCTCCATCCTTTGCTAATTCCTTAGATATTTCATCTAAACTTACTTCATTAGTTAATCCATCAGTACATAATATAAATAAATTATATTGTAACTTATCAATATCAAAAATATCTATATCTACTTTTTTATCTGTTCCAATAGCTCTTGTAATTATATTTTTATTCGGATGATTTTCTGCCTCTTCCTTTGAAATACTACCGGAATCAAGAAGTTCTTGTACTAAAGAATGATCCTTTGTTATTTTGTAAATTTCTTTATCCTTAATTCCAAAACAAGCACTATCTCCAACATTAGCAACCTGAATAAATTCTTCAGTTATATAGCAAGCCACTACTGTTGTCCCCATACCATTGTAGGTTGAATCTTTATAAGCTAAATCATAGACCTGTTTATTTGCATATTCTATTGCAGATCTTAAAAGTTCTTTATCTTTTCCATTTTTATAATTATTTTTTATATATTCTACTAGAGCCTCACCAGCTGTTTTGCTAGCAACTTCCCCAGCATTATGTCCGCCCATTCCATCAGCAACAACATAAATTTTAAAATCTTTGTTCTCATAAAATTCAAAATAATCCTCATTTAAGCTTCTTATATTACCTAAATCAGTTTTTACACCAACCATACATCCCACTCCCTTAATCTCTACCTTCTAAGTATTTTCTCCTTAACTGACCGCAAGCAGCATCAATGTCACTACCCATTTCTCTTCTTACTGTTACTTCAATTTTATATTTATTAAGGGTTCTTTCAAATTCTTCAATAGTTTTCTTTGAAGGTCTTCTTAATGTATTTTCTTTAATTTCATTCACTGGAATAAGATTTACATGACATAACCTTCCTTTTAATAATTGTGACAATTCAATAGCATCTTCTACACTGTCATTTATCCCTGAAACTAGAGAATACTCAAAGGTTATACGTCTTTTTGTTTTTTCTATGTAATAATCACAGGCTTTTAATATTTCGTCTATAGAATATTTTTTAGCTATTGGCATAATCTCTCTTCTTCTTTTATCATTTGATGCATGTAAAGAAATAGCAAGGGTAATACTATATCCTTTATCAGCCAACTCATATATTTTAGGTACCAACCCACAAGTTGATAAGGTTATGTGCCTTTGTCCAATATTTAATCCATAATCTGCGTTTACTAATTCTATAAACTTTGTAACATTATCAAAATTATCGAGGGGCTCTCCACTACCCATTAAAACAATATTTGATATTCTTTCACCAATTGTCTCTTGAGCTAAAAGAACCTCTGCAAGCATTTCACCAGCTGTAAGATTTCTAATTCTACCCTCTAATGTAGATGCACAAAATTTACAACCCATTCTACATCCTACCTGAGTAGATATACAAATTGAATTTCCATGTTTATATTTCATTACTACGCTTTCAATAATATTACCATCATTAAAAGCAAATAAAAATTTAG from Clostridium isatidis harbors:
- the rsmD gene encoding 16S rRNA (guanine(966)-N(2))-methyltransferase RsmD; the protein is MRIIAGKAKGKKLLSPETLETRPTLDRVKEAMFSMIQGYILDAVVVDVFAGTGSLGLETASRGAKEVYLVDKSSVTFPILKKNIENLKFQDFCIPLNMDAYEALRKLNKQGKVFDIIFIDPPYCKDMIPEAMKIIEENNMLHKDGIIVTKIDSIEEIFEGYNKIRLLKSRKYGNTTVCLYKFED
- the rpmB gene encoding 50S ribosomal protein L28; its protein translation is MARRCEVCDKGVISGSQYSHSHRQSKRTWAPNIKRVKALVNGTPKTVHVCTRCLRSGKVQRAI
- a CDS encoding Asp23/Gls24 family envelope stress response protein, yielding MVGYSNEIGNIQYSEEVLAKIVGLSTMECYGVVGMVSKNATEGLWELMRIENLSKGVKLKFDDNKLIIELFVMVEYGTKISVIASNIIQKVRYSVENFTGLKVSSVTVNVQAVRV
- the pknB gene encoding Stk1 family PASTA domain-containing Ser/Thr kinase; this encodes MIGVILGGRYEILEKIGEGGMSEVYKAKCHKLNRFVAVKVLKKQFADNEEISQKFKKEATAIANLSDANIVNILDVGTQDTIDYIVMEYINGKTLKDLIKFNGKLSYTTAINIALQIAKALDCAHRNNIIHRDIKPQNILVTESGEIKVTDFGIAKSVDSQTITNTTSVIGSAHYLSPEQARGTYIDFRTDIYSLGVVLYEMVTGVLPFEGDSPVTVALKHIQEDPIPPKNLNSSIPSSLNNLILKAIQKEPIKRYINAKELIQDLNKIKENPDVIIGDNKEQNDERTIVMSPILGKNQNKEKENYIQEDTNEDDDYYDDEEYDEEYDEDLKEKPKKKKNVKKKVFITIGSILGVILLLFVGYYLAVGGGNSEVEVPKLVGLKSEDAVKELEKIGLRLEIIKTEVSDKEENTILSIDPKEGTKVKKNTSIKAVVSGGEETYNMPDFRNYEITNIKHILETQGFSNYTITEEFSDDVEYGYLIRQNPAAKTKIKKDAAIQIIISKGPEVKLVEVPSVVGKSEKDGKGDLQALKLTVTVETKTTYDKAEDGIILSQSISGNKVEEGTPITIIVGKFEERIIDVRKEIGLSEGQTLSVAKARLEVAGLGIDIKGPKDDDAIVVSFTETVKEGGTVTLNTQKETNQQEENKPQQ
- the recG gene encoding ATP-dependent DNA helicase RecG, giving the protein MNISMEISTLKGVGPKLAEKLNKCGIFTIYDLLLYFPRDYEYIKSNCEFEEIDENNKHILSCRVIGFDRDVKTKSGKIISTIKFAYKNHIVLAKWFNQKYIKNQFKMNETYDLVGKFKKTGNNLEVINPIVGCKDAIESEIIPKYSLKGDMSEKIIPKLINQVLDKTIISDNLPKKILVKYNLMDLDSAIREIHFPKGKGELFRAIERLKFQELFTYSMKLLLLKSKIKQKNGISFNWHKELADLKEALPYNLTNAQTRVVREILIDQKSPYPMNRLLQGDVGSGKTIIALIAMFNVVKNGYQATLMVPTEILANQHYEEAVKLLNPFNIDVELLTGSSSKKEKIRIKERLQRGDNIIVIGTHALIQEDVEFKNLGLTITDEQHRFGVEQRNKLINKGKRPDVLVMSATPIPRTLALCMYSDLDVSIIDELPPGRKVIKTKFYNEEDRILAYSFAKEEISKGRQVYIVCPLIEEDEKLTLNSVEKLYEELKSDIFKDIAVQILHGKMKAKEKDEIINSFKLNETKVLISTTVIEVGVNVPNASLMIIENSERFGLAQLHQLRGRVGRGSYDSYCILIGKAKNDRTKKRMKIMTESTDGFYISEQDLKIRGAGEMFGLRQSGELGLLLADIYEDMDILKCARLEANNLIKSVEKEDVNLCNNISKTIERYSRYICFN
- the coaD gene encoding pantetheine-phosphate adenylyltransferase: MNIAVYPGSFDPITNGHLDIITRAAKIYDKLIVAVLVNVDKKCLFTIEERVNLIKKVTKDLKNVEVLGFDGLLVDFAKIHNSKVILKGLRTVADFEYEFQMSLMNSKLNPDIETVFMMTSSAYSYVSSSAVKQVARFGGSIEGLVPEELIAEIKSKF
- a CDS encoding DAK2 domain-containing protein; the protein is MKYHKINGHDFYNMVVHASNKLLEESEYVNSLNVFPVPDGDTGTNMSATFKAAVKEIEGLNSKSIGETSKKLAKGALMGARGNSGVILSQILRGISKGLADKDEVDSVGFAIALKEGSNSAYKAVMRPTEGTILSVVRAAADGAIDSDEKDIVDLMKLVVDEAKKMLDKTPELLPALKKANVVDSGGMGLYIIFNAMYEALRDDIKAEIKDVKPASAKAAGASGTEDIDIKFGYCTEFIIMGNAEKANQFRDEITPLGDSQIVVGYEDVIKVHIHTNDPGLVLSKAVKLGELSKIKIDNMREEHREVLLTKEEYKKANVEQDDIFTEEIVLDVEKKKYAFVSVAMGDGISNIFKDLGVDHVIEGGQTMNPSTQDILDAVSKLNAEHIFVLPNNKNIIMSANQAAEISDKDIRVIPTTTIPQGITCLTMFNPEAEVEENVENLKEAIEMVKTGSITYAVRDTEVDGIKIEEGNILGLIEGKIKKVGTSYCDVAEEVLSEMIDEDSELITIFYGADVSEKEAEDFTKKIEDKYEDLDVQCYRGAQPLYYFLISVE
- a CDS encoding Stp1/IreP family PP2C-type Ser/Thr phosphatase; translation: MVGVKTDLGNIRSLNEDYFEFYENKDFKIYVVADGMGGHNAGEVASKTAGEALVEYIKNNYKNGKDKELLRSAIEYANKQVYDLAYKDSTYNGMGTTVVACYITEEFIQVANVGDSACFGIKDKEIYKITKDHSLVQELLDSGSISKEEAENHPNKNIITRAIGTDKKVDIDIFDIDKLQYNLFILCTDGLTNEVSLDEISKELAKDGDLQNICENLVSLAKKNGGRDNITVMLVGGEV
- the rpe gene encoding ribulose-phosphate 3-epimerase, which translates into the protein MVKISPSILSADFSKLGDDVIRLDKAGADFIHIDVMDGNFVPNISLGLPVIKSIRNKTTKVFDVHLMIESPSRYLDDFIDAGADIITIHYEAEKHIDRAIEYIKSKGKKAGVSLNPGTPTYVLKDILCKLDLVLIMSVNPGFGGQKFIPYSIDKIKEVKEMSMKVNPNLLIEVDGGVDRSNAIDIINAGANVLVAGSAIFKDGNIEENIKAIRGE
- a CDS encoding thiamine diphosphokinase, which codes for MKALIVSGGNPPGYELLKEKSEDADIIIGVDRGCDILYKYKIEPDYILGDFDSADILTLNYFEKLGIEKIKLKREKDDTDSKVALDFAIDKGAKYIIFLGATGTRLDHTLSNLGLMLQGLEKGVLVVIEDEYNKVFLAKENIKIKGEKGQIVSFKAYSGLVKNLTIKGAKYELNNYNLKIEDGITTSNEFLDKNIELIFDSGILMILYSKD
- the rsgA gene encoding ribosome small subunit-dependent GTPase A, with the translated sequence MEGKIVKGIGGFYYVKTNEGIIECKARGIFRHKDLKPVVGDDVTIEISNGKGVINDIKERKSYLERPTVSNVTQAFVVFAIKNPDLNYDLLNRFLIICEYNNIKAVVCLNKIDLASEEEKKEVESKIKAIGYDVLFINAKKGEGIELLKKRLKNNVTVLCGPSGAGKSTLINTLLNRTHMKTGEVSEKIGRGKHTTRHSELIEIEEGFLVDSPGFSNITIDFIEEEELKYCFPEFKEYNNECKYRGCLHYKEPGCELKKALEDEKINEYRYNFYIRVLEEIKDRRKNKW